A window of Castanea sativa cultivar Marrone di Chiusa Pesio chromosome 1, ASM4071231v1 contains these coding sequences:
- the LOC142621776 gene encoding transcription factor BEE 3-like — MSDFQEQLQYFKPSIPSSEITSDINMVNQLVQPNASIMGNFSITDLTVDDFLSFQQLEYQSGMAQNLPATSHSNSLNELPIVYAITSTRDVFHESKKRKVMELSTSSSESISLAASGDDLKDNNSSTKKNSLRKGKKRSSEKEREKQGEVVHVRAKRGQATDTHSLAERVRRQKISYKLRCLQELVPGCHKTMGMAVMLDEIINYVHSLKNQVEFLSMELAAACSSYNLILETGATEKAQGTSSSNQSHGMENLVRGRYGEQNCLHSTWPL; from the exons ATGTCTGATTTTCAAGAGCAGTTGCAATATTTTAAGCCCTCTATTCCTTCCTCAGAAATAACTAGCGATATCAACATGGTGAACCAGTTAGTGCAGCCAAATGCAAGCATTATGGGGAATTTCAGTATTACAGACTTAACTGTGGATGATTTCTTGAGTTTCCAACAACTTGAATACCAATCAGGCATGGCTCAAAATCTTCCTGCTACTTCACATTCCAACAGCCTCAATGAACTGCCAATTGTCTATGCTATTACTTCAACAAGAGACGTTTTTCATGAAAGCAAGAAGAGAAAAGTAATGGAACTATCAACAAGCAGCTCAGAAAGCATTTCTTTAGCTGCTTCTGGAGATGACTTGAAAGATAACAATAGTTCTACAAAAAAGaat AGcttaagaaaaggaaagaaaagaagcagTGAGAAGGAACGCGAAAAACAAGGGGAAGTTGTTCATGTTAGAGCCAAAAGAGGTCAAGCTACTGATACTCACAGTTTAGCAGAAAGG GTGAGAAGACAGAAAATCAGTTACAAGTTGAGATGTTTACAAGAACTTGTTCCTGGATGCCATAAG ACAATGGGCATGGCTGTGATGTTGGACGAAATTATCAATTATGTCCATTCATTGAAGAATCAAGTTGAG TTTCTTTCCATGGAGCTTGCGGCCGCATGTTCTTCCTATAACTTGATCTTGGAAACTGGAGCTACTGAAAAAGCACAG GGGACCAGTTCTTCAAATCAGTCACATGGGATGGAGAACTTGGTGAGGGGCCGATATGGAGAGCAAAATTGCTTGCACTCAACATGGCCACTCTGA